The DNA window GTTTTTATCACGTTCAAATTTCATTTTTTGGATTTGTTCAATGATGTATGGTGTTTCTTGGTATACATAGTAATTTAACCAGTTTGTAAACAACAATGTACTTACAGAACGCCAACGTACTACAGGACGTTGTTTTGGATCATCATCAGGGAAGTAATTTTCAGGAACTGCAATATCCATCCCCTTCTTGATGTCTCGTACGTATTCACGATTGAGTGTATCCCAATCGTATTCAGCATGACCGAATACAAAGATATGTTTATTATCTAAGCTACGAACGATAGCTGCCCCAGTCGGTTCAGAACCTGCCAACAATTCTAAGTTGCGATTTTCCTTAATTTGTTCTAAGGAAACGGTAGTATGACGGGAGTGTGGCATCCAGAACTTTTCATCAAAGCCACGCAAGAGTACTGGTCGATCGTTATAGATATCATGTTCGTATACACCAAACAACTTTTCATCCATAACGGATTTATTAATGCCGAAATGATGATATAAACCAGCCTGAGCACCCCAACAGATATAGAACGTTGAGTATACATGCTCTTCGCCCCAGTCCATAATTTCTACCAATTCAGACCAATAGTCAACCTCTTCAAAGGGCATTAGTTCTACAGGAGCACCAGTAATAATCATGCCATCAAAGAATTCATCCTTTACCTCATCAAAGGTACGGTAGAAGGTATCTAAATATTGCTCGTCCGTATTTTTAGCCTTACGAGATGCAGTATGCAAAAGGGTTAAATTAACTTGCAACGGGCTATTACTAAGAGCTCGCAAGATTTGAGTTTCTGTAACTTCTTTAGTAGGCATCAAATTGACTAGCAATATTTGCAAAGGTCGGATTTGTTGAGTCTCCGCCCGTTCTGTATCCATAACGAAAATGTTCTCTTGAGCTAATTTCGTAATGGCCGGTAAATTTTTTATTACTTTAATAGGCATACTATCACCTCTACACACTAAACAATTTGATAACCTAATCTAAACATTCTAACCGATATAATTAAAAGCCTCTAGCCTCGTAGGCACGACGCCAAGCTTCAAGGCCTTCTTCTAATGTTTTACGAGGGCACGCTACATTGATGCGCTCAAAGTCTTCCCCATCAACGCCAAACATGGACCCTGTATCTAGCCACAACTTAGCTTCATTGATAATCCATTCATCGCGTTCCTTAGGGCTTAATGGCAACTTAGAGCAATCTAGCCACATAAGATATGTCCCTTCCGGACGATATACGTGGATTTTCGGCATATATTCTGCCACATAATCAATGGTGAACTGAATATTATCTTGAATATATTCTTTTAACTCGTCGAGCCAAGGTGCACCCACTTTATAGGCCCCTTCGCAGCCAACAATCCCCATCGTATTTAATTGACTATACCCAGCGCGGTCGATTTCTTTAATAAAACGACGACGTAAGGAATCATTAGGAATGAAAATATTACTTACTTGTAAGCCAGCGATGTTGAAAGTCTTACTAGGAGCTGTACATACGATACAGTGTTCTGCATAGCTTTCACCAAGATCAGCAAAGACCTTGTGTGTATGGCCTTTCCAAACAAAGTCAGCGTGAATTTCGTCGCTCACGATGAGTACGTTATGTTTAATACAAATGTCGCCAAGACGTTTTAACTCATCCTCAGTCCACACGCGGCCTACAGGATTATGTGGGTTGCACAAGAGGAATAATGTTACATTTTCCTCCACGATAGCGCGCTCGATACCTTCAAAATCGATAGTATATTTTTCTTCCCCTTTGATTAATGGCACATTGATAAGACGGCGATCGTTATCATCGATAACCATGCTAAATGGATAGTACACTGGTTGATTGATGAGCACGCCTTCCCCTTCATTTGTGAAAGCACGAACCGCCATGGCCAAGGCAAAGACGATACCCGGCGTTTTAACAAGCCATTTTTGCTCTGGCGTCCAGTTAAAGCGCGTACTGAACCAATTTTTCAACACTTCAAAGTATTCATCATCGGATTCTGTATAGCCAAATACACCATGGTTTACGCGATCTAGCAAAATTTGCTTCAACTCAGGTGGCACCTCAAAGTCCATGTCTGCCACCCAGAATGGTAATACATCGGCTGGTTTACCACGCTTCACAGCAAAATCATATTTCAAAGATTTTGTGTGAGTTCTATCTAAAATTTGATCAAAATTATATTGTCCCATAGGAACTCCTTTATTTATTAAAAGCTTGTTCCAAGTCTGCAATCAAGTCTTCTGTATCTTCAATACCTACAGATAAGCGCAATAAACGACGTGTAATACCTTTACGCTCTGCATCTTCCGGTTTCAAGTCCGGATGAGTTTGCGTTACAGGATATGTTAACAAGGACTCAGTACCACCAAGACTTTCAGCAAATTGAATAAGTTTAATACCTTCTAGGATTTGTTTAGCTGTTTCTTCACTATCTACTTCGAAGGACAACATACCGCCAAAGCCTGTAGTTTGAGCTTTATTGATTTCATAACCTGGATGTTCA is part of the Veillonella sp. genome and encodes:
- the metA gene encoding homoserine O-succinyltransferase codes for the protein MPIKVIKNLPAITKLAQENIFVMDTERAETQQIRPLQILLVNLMPTKEVTETQILRALSNSPLQVNLTLLHTASRKAKNTDEQYLDTFYRTFDEVKDEFFDGMIITGAPVELMPFEEVDYWSELVEIMDWGEEHVYSTFYICWGAQAGLYHHFGINKSVMDEKLFGVYEHDIYNDRPVLLRGFDEKFWMPHSRHTTVSLEQIKENRNLELLAGSEPTGAAIVRSLDNKHIFVFGHAEYDWDTLNREYVRDIKKGMDIAVPENYFPDDDPKQRPVVRWRSVSTLLFTNWLNYYVYQETPYIIEQIQKMKFERDKNLGAYI
- a CDS encoding MalY/PatB family protein, whose protein sequence is MGQYNFDQILDRTHTKSLKYDFAVKRGKPADVLPFWVADMDFEVPPELKQILLDRVNHGVFGYTESDDEYFEVLKNWFSTRFNWTPEQKWLVKTPGIVFALAMAVRAFTNEGEGVLINQPVYYPFSMVIDDNDRRLINVPLIKGEEKYTIDFEGIERAIVEENVTLFLLCNPHNPVGRVWTEDELKRLGDICIKHNVLIVSDEIHADFVWKGHTHKVFADLGESYAEHCIVCTAPSKTFNIAGLQVSNIFIPNDSLRRRFIKEIDRAGYSQLNTMGIVGCEGAYKVGAPWLDELKEYIQDNIQFTIDYVAEYMPKIHVYRPEGTYLMWLDCSKLPLSPKERDEWIINEAKLWLDTGSMFGVDGEDFERINVACPRKTLEEGLEAWRRAYEARGF